In Halobacillus amylolyticus, the following proteins share a genomic window:
- a CDS encoding YugN family protein: protein MKLEGTGIDGLLIDVEPLTTIMESNGFILGGSWDYERVSYDYKVDSPEKNITYYIRIQGYAIEGDVDKRNAVIQLVTPLLGKHHYPHGVEYGEQEGFSSSMIDKATNAVKKIQEQVAQHQKS, encoded by the coding sequence ATGAAATTGGAAGGTACAGGAATCGACGGCCTACTCATTGATGTGGAGCCGCTTACTACAATCATGGAAAGTAATGGATTTATTTTAGGTGGATCCTGGGATTATGAACGAGTAAGCTACGATTATAAAGTAGATTCTCCAGAGAAAAACATTACGTATTATATTCGTATTCAAGGGTACGCTATTGAAGGTGATGTGGATAAAAGGAATGCTGTTATCCAACTGGTGACCCCCCTACTAGGTAAGCATCATTATCCACACGGCGTTGAATACGGCGAGCAAGAAGGATTCTCTTCAAGTATGATTGATAAAGCAACTAATGCAGTTAAAAAAATACAAGAACAAGTCGCACAACATCAAAAATCATAA
- a CDS encoding cytochrome (ubi)quinol oxidase subunit III, with translation MSNEDVLNPKQMPHEPEKATLEGKNKFIGFWFFLGGETVLFASLFGTYLALNGSTMGENTPENLFGLELVFIMTMLLLTSSLTSVYAMYHMKNNDFGKMQLWLGITVLLGLAFLGFEIYEFMHYVHEYEFTFQSSAFGSAFYTLVGFHGGHVLFGLSWIVALMIRNSKRGLNLYNAPKFYIASLYWHFIDVVWVFIFTVVYLMGKVG, from the coding sequence ATGAGTAATGAGGATGTATTGAATCCTAAACAAATGCCACATGAGCCGGAAAAAGCCACCCTTGAAGGAAAAAATAAATTTATTGGCTTTTGGTTCTTCTTAGGCGGTGAAACCGTACTTTTTGCAAGTTTATTTGGTACGTATCTTGCATTAAATGGTTCAACAATGGGAGAGAATACACCTGAGAACTTATTTGGACTTGAGCTCGTATTTATTATGACGATGCTCCTGTTAACGAGTTCTCTAACTAGTGTGTATGCAATGTACCACATGAAAAATAACGACTTTGGTAAGATGCAGCTGTGGCTCGGCATTACCGTACTATTGGGCTTAGCTTTCTTAGGCTTCGAAATTTATGAGTTCATGCATTATGTACACGAGTATGAATTTACATTTCAATCCTCAGCCTTCGGATCTGCCTTCTATACTTTAGTTGGCTTCCATGGTGGCCACGTACTATTTGGGTTATCTTGGATTGTTGCACTGATGATCCGTAATTCAAAGCGTGGACTTAACCTTTACAATGCTCCAAAGTTTTATATTGCCAGTCTTTATTGGCACTTCATTGATGTTGTTTGGGTTTTTATCTTTACTGTCGTATATCTGATGGGAAAGGTGGGTTAA
- the ytvI gene encoding sporulation integral membrane protein YtvI, translating into MFRYLTKRQWMLILLALLFIIAGYFILPISIPLIIALITALFLSPSVRWIQFRFRINRKMSVTIVFLLFLLLISLLGTYAVTGAITQIVQLADNAPSYINQINNVFINWENNLDSFTQNMPPEFVDKVTSELLSTLDATTQTVSQKLQLGNIAAIAAKIPEYLVSFLVYLIALFLFMLDMPRLREKMHNQLTEATSEKVKFMNARLSYVVFGFLKAQFLVSIIIFIVSLIGLFLIAPEVAIVMSLVIWVIDFIPIIGSIAILGPWSLYMFITGDITLGTKLAILAIILLAIRRTVEPKVMGSHIGLSPLATLIAMYLGLQLIGLMGFILGPLTLIAFNSAKEAGIIKWNLKI; encoded by the coding sequence TTGTTCCGCTATCTAACTAAACGTCAATGGATGCTCATCCTACTCGCTTTACTTTTTATTATTGCAGGGTATTTCATTCTGCCGATATCAATTCCGCTCATAATCGCACTGATTACCGCCTTGTTTTTAAGTCCTTCTGTGCGATGGATTCAATTTCGATTTCGGATTAACAGAAAGATGTCAGTTACGATCGTCTTTCTCTTATTTCTATTGTTAATTAGCTTGTTGGGTACATACGCAGTAACTGGAGCCATTACACAGATCGTCCAACTTGCAGATAATGCACCATCCTATATTAATCAAATCAATAATGTGTTTATTAATTGGGAAAATAACTTAGATAGCTTCACACAAAATATGCCGCCAGAATTTGTTGATAAAGTAACTAGCGAACTACTGAGCACTTTGGATGCGACAACACAGACGGTTTCACAGAAATTGCAGCTTGGAAATATTGCTGCAATTGCGGCAAAGATCCCAGAGTATCTCGTAAGTTTCCTTGTTTATCTTATTGCTTTATTCTTGTTTATGTTAGATATGCCACGATTAAGAGAGAAGATGCATAATCAATTGACCGAAGCTACATCAGAGAAGGTTAAATTCATGAATGCCCGTTTATCTTATGTAGTTTTCGGTTTTTTAAAAGCACAATTCTTAGTCAGTATTATTATATTTATCGTATCTCTGATCGGACTTTTCTTGATTGCACCAGAGGTAGCCATTGTAATGTCACTGGTTATTTGGGTCATCGACTTCATACCAATTATTGGTTCGATCGCCATATTAGGGCCGTGGTCTTTGTACATGTTCATCACCGGAGACATCACTTTAGGAACAAAACTTGCGATACTGGCTATCATTCTGTTAGCCATTCGTAGAACCGTGGAGCCTAAAGTAATGGGTAGTCACATTGGTTTATCTCCGCTTGCTACATTAATTGCAATGTATCTAGGCTTACAACTAATCGGATTAATGGGCTTTATCCTCGGTCCGCTTACACTGATTGCTTTTAACTCAGCTAAAGAAGCAGGTATCATTAAGTGGAACTTAAAAATATAA
- a CDS encoding CAP domain-containing protein, with protein MGKKVTGLLLFFLLCGVIYFMIETTSSRELAEEGKETSKPPIGEENLENGESQAHLQEGFFKWLGASSEEILAKFGEPERIDKSSYGYDWWVYSKDEQYFQIGIKDDTVVTSVTYDQYLNEHLKTGESYDRLNQEYAFQNKFPLKDGMFSFELTAKDLNERPLIALNDQWSAQLYFDTFTDKLSAIRAVRNDILLTLQPYQLTYRGELPQQQILTEDDWREINEGSQRQIYEMTNYIRSSKGVDRLKKHKEAAKVAFSHSRDMNQNNYFSHHSQNGNGVGERLRLGDVPFVRAGENIAAQHIDATAAIHGWLNSEGHRASLLDKRYTHIGVGVDHLYYTQNFLSLP; from the coding sequence ATGGGGAAAAAGGTAACGGGCTTACTGTTGTTTTTTCTGCTATGTGGGGTGATTTATTTTATGATAGAGACAACATCCTCACGTGAATTAGCAGAAGAAGGTAAAGAAACATCCAAACCGCCTATTGGTGAGGAGAACTTAGAAAATGGAGAGTCCCAAGCGCACTTACAAGAGGGCTTTTTTAAATGGTTAGGGGCATCAAGTGAGGAGATCCTTGCAAAATTCGGGGAACCTGAGAGGATCGATAAAAGTTCATATGGATATGACTGGTGGGTATATTCCAAAGATGAACAATACTTTCAAATTGGCATCAAGGACGATACTGTGGTTACGAGTGTTACTTACGATCAATATTTAAACGAGCATTTGAAGACTGGTGAGAGCTATGATCGGTTAAACCAAGAGTATGCTTTTCAAAACAAGTTCCCACTCAAGGATGGAATGTTTTCTTTTGAGTTGACAGCCAAAGATCTTAATGAGAGACCTCTTATTGCCTTAAATGATCAATGGTCTGCTCAACTATACTTTGATACCTTTACCGATAAACTTTCGGCGATCCGTGCAGTAAGAAACGATATTCTATTAACGCTTCAGCCCTATCAATTAACCTATAGGGGTGAATTACCGCAGCAACAGATACTTACAGAGGATGACTGGCGTGAAATTAATGAAGGGTCTCAACGACAAATTTACGAGATGACGAATTATATTCGTTCGAGCAAGGGGGTTGATAGGTTAAAGAAACATAAGGAAGCCGCAAAAGTTGCTTTTAGCCATAGCAGAGACATGAATCAGAATAATTATTTCTCTCATCATTCACAAAATGGAAACGGTGTCGGCGAAAGGTTGAGGCTGGGAGATGTCCCTTTTGTAAGAGCTGGGGAGAACATTGCAGCACAGCACATTGATGCTACTGCCGCTATTCATGGCTGGTTGAATAGTGAAGGACATCGTGCATCATTACTCGATAAACGATACACACATATCGGGGTAGGCGTAGATCATCTGTATTACACGCAGAACTTCTTATCACTGCCATGA
- a CDS encoding CBS domain-containing protein, protein MKTVKDVMTSDVSVCQSNETLYDAASMMKQQNVGAIPIADENGQLMGMVTDRDLVIRGYAGKSPDTTPIQQVMSDHLYHVSPETSLEEASQLMAKHQVRRLPVVENGKLTGIISLGDLSKDDMSDHAAGVALQDISERPELH, encoded by the coding sequence ATGAAGACTGTAAAAGATGTGATGACAAGTGACGTATCTGTTTGTCAATCTAATGAAACTTTATATGATGCTGCTAGCATGATGAAACAACAAAATGTTGGTGCCATCCCCATTGCTGATGAAAATGGACAATTAATGGGAATGGTAACTGACCGTGATTTGGTCATTCGAGGGTACGCAGGAAAGAGTCCTGATACTACACCTATTCAACAAGTCATGAGTGATCATCTCTATCATGTTAGTCCAGAGACATCTCTAGAAGAAGCCAGCCAGTTAATGGCTAAGCATCAAGTTCGTCGGCTTCCCGTAGTAGAGAATGGGAAGTTGACAGGGATTATCTCCCTAGGCGATTTATCTAAGGATGATATGTCTGATCATGCTGCTGGTGTTGCTTTACAAGATATTTCGGAGCGTCCTGAGCTCCATTAA
- a CDS encoding YlbG family protein has protein sequence MRVKRQGIIVYFQHMKNIRQIKKHGHLIHASKKQKYALLYVDQEDTEFKMEKLERMPFVSRVILSHKPDIRTDYENAKPDKAKQYDYKMGI, from the coding sequence ATGAGGGTAAAAAGACAAGGAATCATCGTATATTTTCAACATATGAAAAATATCCGTCAAATTAAGAAGCACGGTCATTTAATTCATGCTTCAAAAAAGCAAAAATATGCCCTCCTATATGTGGATCAGGAGGACACGGAGTTTAAAATGGAGAAACTCGAACGTATGCCGTTTGTTTCCCGGGTCATTCTATCACACAAACCCGATATTAGAACGGATTATGAAAATGCCAAACCGGATAAAGCAAAGCAGTATGATTATAAGATGGG
- the coxB gene encoding cytochrome c oxidase subunit II, whose amino-acid sequence MRGWMRNFRSLIFFGALTLILSGCGVDNISALKPEGYGSELIFDLMMISIAIMLFVFVIVMAIYTFVLIRYRRKKGQEDFIPKQTEGNKALEIIWTVIPIILLLVLAVPTVQATFDLADKSGQSNEDALTIEVTGNQYWWHFNYADQEIATSQDLYIPTGERVYLDMKSSDVIHSFWVPSIAGKMDTNPGENVNTMYLEAFEEGVYWGQCAELCGPSHSLMDFKVIAVSPEEFEQWKEDMQNIDPEAQPETASAQEGQELFQNNCMSCHAIGNAAAGVGPNLSNFGNRTMIAGILDPTKENLVDWITNPHEIKPGNQMPANLVSEEEASKIADYLLQLDHSEITPESAGGSNNEGSNE is encoded by the coding sequence ATGAGAGGTTGGATGCGAAATTTTCGTTCTTTAATCTTTTTCGGTGCATTAACTCTCATCCTATCAGGATGTGGAGTTGATAACATTAGTGCACTTAAGCCAGAAGGATACGGATCGGAATTAATATTTGATCTAATGATGATCAGTATTGCGATCATGCTTTTTGTATTCGTTATCGTTATGGCGATTTACACGTTTGTACTTATTCGGTATCGTCGAAAGAAGGGACAGGAAGATTTCATTCCTAAACAAACAGAAGGAAATAAAGCCTTAGAAATAATTTGGACAGTTATACCGATTATTTTACTTCTAGTCTTGGCTGTTCCTACTGTTCAGGCGACATTTGATTTAGCAGACAAATCTGGTCAGAGTAATGAAGATGCTTTGACTATTGAAGTAACTGGAAATCAATACTGGTGGCATTTTAATTATGCTGATCAGGAAATAGCTACAAGCCAGGACCTTTATATACCAACTGGTGAACGTGTGTACTTAGACATGAAATCGAGTGATGTTATTCACTCATTCTGGGTTCCATCCATAGCTGGGAAAATGGATACTAACCCGGGTGAGAACGTAAACACGATGTACTTAGAAGCCTTTGAGGAAGGCGTATACTGGGGGCAATGTGCTGAACTTTGCGGACCTTCCCACTCATTAATGGACTTCAAAGTAATAGCGGTAAGTCCAGAAGAATTTGAACAGTGGAAGGAAGATATGCAAAATATCGATCCTGAAGCACAACCTGAAACGGCTTCTGCTCAAGAAGGTCAAGAATTGTTCCAAAACAACTGTATGAGCTGTCATGCGATTGGAAACGCGGCTGCCGGTGTAGGTCCCAATTTAAGTAATTTTGGGAACCGTACGATGATTGCAGGCATTCTTGATCCTACAAAAGAAAACTTAGTGGATTGGATTACTAACCCACATGAAATTAAACCTGGTAACCAAATGCCGGCAAACTTAGTTTCTGAAGAGGAAGCAAGTAAAATCGCAGACTATCTGCTGCAATTAGACCATTCTGAAATTACTCCTGAATCTGCAGGGGGAAGTAACAACGAAGGTAGTAACGAATAA
- a CDS encoding GNAT family N-acetyltransferase, producing the protein MEFLTSRIRFIPISIDLAQLIIKKPLVFYHTFQLPWDENWPHDGLKAILPLYVEMLEKNQNELGYGPWVMVDRNAEEILGDIGFKGKGRDGVLEIGYQVVISKRNQGFATEAVKAICNWAFQQPGVKGVEAECAKGNIPSQRVLINSGFDQTSRKEDIITFKIEKISHDKGTTSPKKQQ; encoded by the coding sequence ATGGAGTTTTTGACGAGTCGTATAAGATTTATACCCATCTCAATTGATTTAGCGCAATTGATTATAAAAAAGCCTCTCGTTTTTTACCACACTTTTCAATTGCCGTGGGATGAGAACTGGCCGCACGATGGTTTAAAAGCGATATTACCTCTATACGTAGAGATGTTAGAAAAAAACCAAAATGAGTTGGGTTATGGGCCATGGGTGATGGTTGACCGAAACGCAGAAGAGATTCTTGGTGATATTGGATTTAAAGGGAAGGGAAGGGATGGGGTACTTGAGATTGGTTACCAGGTTGTTATCTCAAAACGCAATCAAGGCTTTGCTACAGAGGCTGTAAAGGCAATATGTAACTGGGCTTTTCAACAACCAGGTGTTAAAGGTGTAGAAGCCGAATGTGCTAAAGGAAATATTCCCTCACAAAGAGTGCTCATCAATAGTGGATTCGATCAAACTTCAAGAAAAGAAGATATCATTACTTTTAAGATAGAAAAAATCTCTCATGATAAAGGAACGACATCTCCTAAAAAACAACAATAA
- a CDS encoding YlbF family regulator gives MLATMEIVDVLDYSESIGKMVMESEVMQNYQQAKQDLESDADAQKLIRDFNNMKEQYEDVQRFGRYHPDYNNIMKSVRGVKREMDMHETVAHYKKAEREVQKLLDEISQSVAFSVSEQIKVPRNGMVFTDSGCGCGSGGGCGCAS, from the coding sequence ATGTTAGCAACAATGGAAATTGTCGATGTATTAGACTATTCCGAATCTATTGGCAAAATGGTAATGGAATCAGAAGTGATGCAAAATTATCAACAAGCCAAACAAGATCTGGAATCTGATGCTGACGCTCAAAAATTAATCCGCGATTTTAATAATATGAAAGAGCAATATGAAGATGTGCAACGTTTTGGTCGCTATCACCCTGATTACAATAATATAATGAAGAGTGTACGTGGGGTTAAGCGTGAAATGGACATGCATGAAACAGTGGCTCACTATAAAAAGGCTGAGCGGGAAGTTCAAAAGCTCTTGGACGAAATTAGCCAAAGTGTTGCTTTTAGCGTGAGTGAGCAGATTAAGGTACCAAGAAATGGTATGGTGTTTACTGATTCAGGCTGTGGCTGCGGTTCTGGCGGAGGTTGTGGCTGTGCTTCATAA
- the ylbD gene encoding YlbD family protein, whose amino-acid sequence MSEKVLHPSVQQFKNFVDANPNVKSQIRKNHNLIQSYYEKWMILGEEDSFWKSLPKAKSQTNSNKKDWMKQFGDLMQDVNWEDVSKHIDDLDGAIGQIQQLITTVQRENQKKTRQETMGYPYY is encoded by the coding sequence ATGAGTGAAAAAGTCTTGCACCCAAGTGTTCAGCAATTCAAGAATTTTGTTGATGCCAATCCAAATGTGAAAAGTCAAATAAGGAAGAACCATAATCTGATCCAAAGTTATTATGAGAAGTGGATGATTTTAGGAGAAGAAGATTCCTTCTGGAAGTCGTTACCTAAAGCCAAGTCACAAACGAATAGTAATAAAAAGGATTGGATGAAACAGTTTGGAGATCTTATGCAGGATGTGAATTGGGAAGATGTCTCAAAGCATATTGACGATCTGGATGGAGCCATAGGCCAGATTCAGCAGCTTATTACAACCGTACAACGTGAAAACCAGAAGAAAACTAGACAAGAAACGATGGGGTACCCCTATTATTAG
- the ctaF gene encoding cytochrome c oxidase subunit IVB yields the protein MANHSKSPSQQMDFEKKQNKEEMKQQVISFIMMILFTFVAFGMVLLEVNSYFLIPTLLLLAVVQVLFQLYYFMHMKNKGHDMVAVMMYGGIGVATLTIITFTTIIWW from the coding sequence ATGGCAAATCACTCAAAATCCCCTAGTCAACAAATGGACTTTGAAAAAAAGCAGAATAAAGAAGAAATGAAACAGCAAGTGATTAGTTTTATTATGATGATTCTGTTCACATTCGTTGCTTTTGGTATGGTTCTGTTGGAAGTTAACTCCTATTTCCTTATTCCTACACTGCTCTTACTAGCCGTGGTGCAGGTGCTTTTCCAGTTGTACTATTTCATGCATATGAAGAATAAAGGACATGATATGGTTGCTGTAATGATGTATGGCGGTATTGGTGTTGCAACGTTAACGATTATTACTTTTACCACTATTATTTGGTGGTAA
- the ctaD gene encoding cytochrome c oxidase subunit I: MSTAVAQNRGLGAAIWDYLTTVDHKKIAHLYLVSGGFFFLIGGLEAMIIRIQLMEPSNDFISAGLYNEMITMHGTTMIFLAAMPLIFAFMNAVVPLQIGARDVAFPFLNSLGFWLFLFGGLILNVSWFTGGAPDAGWTNYAPLSTTSPGHGVDYYVMGLQISGAGTLIGGINFLVTIVNMRAPGMTFMRMPLFTWTVFVTSTLILFAFPALTVGLFLMMFDRMFGSAFFDVALGGNAIIWEHLFWIFGHPEVYILILPAFGAFSEIFSTFSKKRLFGYSAMVFATVLIGFLGFMVWAHHMFTVGMGPIANSIFAVATMAIAVPTGIKIFNWMFTMWGGSIRMTTSMLWSVAFIPTFTIGGMTGVMLAAAAADYQYHDTYFVVAHFHYVIVGGLVFGIFASLHYWWPKMFGKVLNEKLGKWTFWLFFIGFHLTFFIQHFLGLMGMPRRYWTFQTNQGLDTGNLVSTLGAFLMAIGTLVFLINIVYTAVKEKQASGDPWDGRTLEWSIPSPPPHYNFKQTPLVRGLDALWVEKSEGKKGMTPAEPLGDIHMPNPSILPFMMSLGLFIAGFGFIYQVDNKMWLIAVFIGMGITLGSMLTRSVKDDIGHHIHKEDLEKGAGE, translated from the coding sequence GTGAGTACTGCTGTTGCACAAAATCGTGGGCTCGGCGCTGCTATTTGGGATTACTTAACTACGGTGGACCATAAAAAGATTGCACATCTTTACTTGGTCTCAGGTGGTTTCTTCTTCCTAATCGGTGGGCTTGAAGCGATGATAATTCGAATTCAACTTATGGAGCCTAGTAATGACTTCATATCTGCTGGACTTTATAATGAAATGATAACAATGCATGGTACGACAATGATTTTCTTAGCAGCCATGCCACTTATATTTGCTTTTATGAATGCCGTTGTTCCATTACAAATCGGAGCACGTGATGTTGCATTTCCTTTTTTAAACTCACTAGGATTTTGGTTGTTTTTATTTGGTGGGTTAATTCTTAACGTTTCCTGGTTCACTGGAGGAGCTCCAGATGCAGGATGGACCAACTATGCACCACTTTCGACGACCTCGCCGGGTCATGGTGTAGATTACTATGTAATGGGTCTTCAAATATCAGGGGCGGGGACGCTTATTGGTGGTATCAACTTTCTTGTTACGATCGTTAACATGCGTGCTCCTGGTATGACCTTTATGCGTATGCCGTTATTTACATGGACAGTATTTGTAACAAGTACACTTATCTTATTTGCATTTCCAGCACTAACTGTCGGGCTTTTCCTAATGATGTTTGACCGTATGTTTGGCTCTGCATTCTTCGACGTCGCTCTAGGCGGTAATGCTATTATTTGGGAGCACTTATTCTGGATCTTTGGACACCCAGAAGTATATATCTTGATACTGCCAGCATTTGGGGCATTTAGTGAAATTTTCTCTACATTCTCTAAAAAGCGTTTATTCGGATATTCAGCCATGGTATTTGCAACTGTCCTGATTGGATTCTTAGGATTCATGGTATGGGCACACCATATGTTTACCGTTGGAATGGGACCGATAGCTAACTCCATTTTTGCTGTAGCAACAATGGCGATCGCAGTCCCTACCGGAATAAAGATTTTTAACTGGATGTTTACGATGTGGGGCGGAAGTATTCGCATGACCACATCAATGCTGTGGTCGGTAGCTTTTATTCCTACCTTTACCATTGGTGGTATGACGGGGGTTATGCTGGCAGCAGCTGCTGCTGACTACCAGTACCATGATACCTATTTTGTTGTAGCTCACTTTCATTACGTAATCGTTGGTGGTTTAGTCTTTGGAATCTTTGCCTCCCTTCATTACTGGTGGCCGAAGATGTTTGGCAAAGTACTAAATGAAAAATTAGGTAAATGGACATTCTGGCTATTCTTCATCGGCTTCCATCTAACATTTTTTATTCAGCATTTCTTAGGTTTAATGGGAATGCCACGCCGTTATTGGACTTTCCAAACAAATCAGGGGCTGGACACAGGAAACTTAGTGAGTACATTAGGAGCCTTTTTAATGGCGATCGGTACACTCGTTTTCTTAATTAATATTGTTTACACTGCCGTAAAGGAAAAACAGGCAAGTGGGGACCCATGGGATGGGCGTACATTAGAATGGTCGATTCCTTCACCACCACCACATTATAATTTCAAACAAACCCCACTCGTTCGTGGGCTCGATGCATTATGGGTGGAAAAAAGCGAAGGTAAGAAGGGTATGACACCAGCTGAACCACTTGGTGATATTCATATGCCAAATCCATCCATTCTGCCGTTCATGATGTCACTAGGTCTGTTTATAGCAGGTTTTGGGTTCATCTACCAAGTTGACAATAAAATGTGGCTGATTGCCGTGTTTATTGGAATGGGGATCACCCTTGGATCTATGCTTACACGTTCAGTGAAAGATGACATTGGACACCATATTCATAAAGAAGATCTTGAGAAGGGGGCTGGCGAATAA
- a CDS encoding DUF420 domain-containing protein, which translates to MPLLPTLSTFFIVLSAILVAIGWRLIAINRPQAHRATMIAASISALTFFVIYVSRTILVGNTSFGGPDDLKIFYTIFLIFHIILATVGAVFGIVSLTLGFKRKIPKHRKVGPITSIIWFSTAVTGVMVYLLLYIIYDGGTTTSMLKAIFGF; encoded by the coding sequence ATGCCATTATTACCAACATTAAGTACGTTCTTCATCGTACTAAGTGCCATTTTAGTAGCTATTGGATGGCGATTAATTGCTATAAATAGGCCTCAGGCACATCGAGCTACAATGATTGCCGCCTCTATTAGTGCATTAACATTTTTTGTTATTTATGTAAGCCGAACGATCTTGGTAGGAAATACGAGCTTTGGCGGTCCAGATGATTTAAAAATTTTCTATACGATTTTTCTGATTTTCCATATTATCCTGGCAACTGTAGGAGCAGTATTTGGAATCGTTTCGCTAACGTTAGGCTTCAAAAGGAAAATCCCTAAACACCGTAAAGTTGGGCCGATAACGAGTATTATTTGGTTTAGTACAGCCGTTACGGGGGTTATGGTGTACCTTCTGTTATATATTATTTATGATGGTGGGACGACCACTAGTATGCTGAAAGCTATTTTTGGCTTTTAA
- the ctaG gene encoding cytochrome c oxidase assembly factor CtaG codes for MWLELQIFGFRALWSPYYLLFVLVLSIVYFIITGPKRKQGESKPTTFQQVMFYSGMVLLYIIKGAPIDLMAHIMFTAHMIQMALYYLLFPLLVIKGIPVWIWKKVFDVPVLSSVLRLLTRPLISLLLFNGLFSIYHMPDIFDYAKSSEIAHAVITTVILFTAFCMWLAVYPPIEETDRMSPILKIGFIFANGVLITPACGLIIFSGTPLYDTYSQSGAWLQAMSLCVPTDVLAGLSNQLSGPEYFTSMPITQDQQLGGIIMKVTQEIIFGAIIAHIFFSWFNRERDTIDPLPTHVQTDT; via the coding sequence ATGTGGTTAGAACTTCAAATATTCGGGTTTCGAGCTTTGTGGAGTCCCTATTATTTGCTATTTGTTTTAGTACTTTCTATCGTTTACTTCATAATCACTGGTCCAAAACGGAAGCAAGGAGAATCAAAGCCTACCACTTTTCAACAGGTTATGTTTTATAGTGGCATGGTTCTGTTATACATTATAAAAGGAGCTCCAATAGATTTAATGGCCCATATCATGTTTACAGCACACATGATTCAAATGGCACTATATTACTTACTATTCCCACTCCTAGTCATTAAAGGTATTCCTGTGTGGATTTGGAAAAAGGTTTTTGATGTTCCAGTACTCAGTTCCGTTTTACGACTGTTAACAAGGCCGTTAATCTCTTTATTATTATTTAATGGATTGTTTTCCATCTATCATATGCCAGATATATTCGATTACGCTAAATCAAGCGAAATTGCCCATGCGGTGATTACTACGGTTATATTGTTTACGGCCTTTTGTATGTGGTTGGCTGTCTATCCTCCTATTGAAGAAACTGATCGGATGAGCCCGATTTTAAAAATTGGTTTTATTTTTGCTAATGGAGTATTAATTACGCCAGCCTGTGGTTTAATTATTTTCTCCGGGACACCACTCTATGATACTTATTCACAATCAGGTGCCTGGCTCCAAGCGATGAGCTTATGTGTACCGACAGATGTACTGGCTGGTTTATCAAATCAATTAAGTGGTCCTGAATACTTTACCTCAATGCCGATAACTCAAGATCAGCAGCTTGGTGGAATCATTATGAAGGTTACACAAGAGATTATTTTTGGTGCTATTATTGCCCATATCTTTTTCAGCTGGTTTAATCGTGAAAGGGATACAATTGATCCATTGCCAACTCATGTCCAAACCGATACATGA